TGCGCAGAATCCAGATCCCTAATAGTTCCAGCAGCTGTGTAAAGAGTAGCTGCATGCCCACGGTCAGCCGGTTTTTTAATTCCAGCAAGGGTGAGACTACCGTACTGATGCCTTCCTTAACGGTACTGGTTACCGAATCCCATGCCTGCCCGTACCAGGTATCGCTTTCCTTCTCAGCCACCTCAGCCTGCGCCTGGTAGGTGTATAAGGAATTGGAGACGGCGAGCATCAGGCTGGAACGGTTCAGGCGCAGGTTATTGACGATCGTTTGCTGGCTGTTAAACATTTGCTCGGTTTGGCTGGCAACGATGTCTGTCGGAAAGGCGATCATTTTGACGAATACCCCCCACCAGAGAATGACCATGGCTAAACCAAAGGGACGCAGCAAGGGCATGATCTCCAGCTGTTTATCGCCGACCATCATTTCATACGACTTTATCGCGAAAAAAATGATCATGAAAATAGCGGCAAGCGCTTTCGCATCACCAATAAACATCCCGAAATGCGTCCATACCGAATCTTTAAGGCCTTTTAAAAACACCATGACGCCTGTTTCATAGACACCGTCACCCTGTAGAAACTGTAAGGTTTTGCCATTGTCGGGTGGGGGTGCTGATTGGGCAAATAAGGAGCTGATACAAAAACACAGCAGTATGACTAATAGGAGTTTCTTTTTCATTGCAGGTTCTTTAAAACGTCTCTGGCGATCTGGATATCCGTTTGTGGGGTCCAATCGCTGACCGTCACTTGTCCGGCCCTTAATTTCTGCTGCCGGGCGGTCATGTCAATGGTGGCTCGTGCCGAGGAGGTACTGATCGCCCATACACCGGCGAGGTTCCGGTATTCCATCAGCAGGCGATGGTACGCCATGATCCGTGAACCCCTGTCCATCGTCGCGGTATGCGCGGCATCAAGGCGTTCCCTGAGCATATCCAGTTCATCATTGTACCAGCTATATAAACCCTCCGAAACCAGTTTCGCGCTGACTTC
The genomic region above belongs to Mucilaginibacter sp. KACC 22773 and contains:
- a CDS encoding plasmid transfer protein, coding for MKKKLLLVILLCFCISSLFAQSAPPPDNGKTLQFLQGDGVYETGVMVFLKGLKDSVWTHFGMFIGDAKALAAIFMIIFFAIKSYEMMVGDKQLEIMPLLRPFGLAMVILWWGVFVKMIAFPTDIVASQTEQMFNSQQTIVNNLRLNRSSLMLAVSNSLYTYQAQAEVAEKESDTWYGQAWDSVTSTVKEGISTVVSPLLELKNRLTVGMQLLFTQLLELLGIWILRIAVYIIFMIQIIYSTILIILGPFAVATSILPAFRDSFSTWIARFISVNLYSGIAYLIMYLCGLMQEYALKSEISKYKELVGENGMSANLEKMAWFAGNGVLSFGTVIIVFLIGAICMFTVPSISTWIISTSGISSATSTFGRSAGTITSMARKAAGSFF